A window of the Lolium perenne isolate Kyuss_39 chromosome 7, Kyuss_2.0, whole genome shotgun sequence genome harbors these coding sequences:
- the LOC127312852 gene encoding probable transcription factor MYB58, with the protein MHPRGGGGGDRAAVRKGPWTAEEDEVLRQHVREHGPREWSSIRSKGLLPRTGKSCRLRWVNKLRPNLKTGCKFSAEEERVVIELQAQFGNKWARISTYLPGRTDNDVKNFWSTRQKRLARMLRAPLSRRRPAAARHSANGGSGGAPSSSTAASRDQLLRAPEPEPLRQDQVPCFGTMIPFQETPMNQHHIGESSQEPPPTAVGSPFPGLLGHGSILPSPIGFAAAACSSSYGASPEAHHPLSYLYAGDPALMFHGAGFVDSSALVHGGGVAYLEPKRELEEQQPPAGFFGLGEDDDDVYGHILPARRGAPDVLFDDLAPEMFDFFELPPSPPPSPPTRP; encoded by the exons ATGCAtccgcgcggtggcggcggcggtgaccGGGCGGCGGTGAGGAAGGGGCCGTGGacggcggaggaggacgaggtgCTGCGGCAGCACGTCCGCGAGCACGGGCCCCGCGAGTGGAGCTCCATTCGATCCAAAGGCCTCCTCCCCCGCACCGGCAAGTCCTGCCGCCTCCGCTGGGTCAACAAGCTCCGCCCAAACCTCAAGAC GGGCTGCAAGTTctcggcggaggaggagcgggtGGTGATCGAGCTGCAGGCGCAGTTCGGGAACAAGTGGGCGAGGATCTCCACGTACCTCCCCGGCAGGACCGACAACGACGTCAAGAACTTCTGGAGCACGCGGCAGAAGAGGCTCGCCAGGATGCTCCGGGCGCCGCTGTCCCGCAGGAGGCCCGCCGCCGCAAGGCACAGCGCCAACggtggcagcggcggcgctcCTTCTTCTTCGACTGCGGCGTCTCGTGATCAGCTTCTGCGCGCCCCAGAGCCCGAG CCGCTGCGTCAGGATCAAGTTCCCTGCTTCGGCACGATGATCCCCTTCCAAGAGACGCCGATGAACCAGCACCACATCGGCGAGAGCAGCCAAGAACCACCACCTACTGCGGTCGGTTCCCCATTCCCCGGACTACTCGGACACGGATCCATCCTGCCGTCTCCCATCGGGTTCGCCGCCGCGGCATGCAGCAGCTCGTACGGCGCCTCTCCGGAGGCTCACCATCCGCTGTCCTACCTCTACGCCGGCGACCCTGCGCTGATGTTTCATGGCGCTGGATTCGTGGACTCGTCCGCACTTGTCCACGGCGGCGGCGTCGCCTACCTGGAGCCGAAACGGGAACTGGAAGAGCAGCAGCCACCGGCCGGGTTCTTTGGGCTgggggaggacgacgacgacgtctACGGCCACATCCTGCCGGCACGGAGAGGCGCACCTGACGTGCTCTTCGACGACCTGGCCCCGGAGATGTTCGACTTCTTCGagctgccgccgtcgccgccaccatcgccGCCCACGCGGCCGTAG